A portion of the Bubalus kerabau isolate K-KA32 ecotype Philippines breed swamp buffalo chromosome 1, PCC_UOA_SB_1v2, whole genome shotgun sequence genome contains these proteins:
- the LOC129641408 gene encoding taste receptor type 2 member 31-like, which produces MITLLSTVFSILVIIQFVLGNFASGFIALVNCIAWVKRQKISSTDAIVTAMAVSRIVLLCVMLIHWYYILLHPALYSLKVRTIVHVAWTISNHYSTWLATSLSIFYLLKIANFSSLTFLHLKWRVKSVVLMMLLGTSFILVLQVVVISVSGTMQRSEFEGNFTRKTKLRDILWLSHVTLLILGNLTPFTMSLISFLLPIFSLWKHLMKMQLNGKGFQDPCTKVHIKAMQTVISFLLLFAFYFLVLIISIWRPKKLHEEPFLLLFPTVEVIYPSVHSFILIWGNRKLTQAFLLFLWQLGCWLKDRK; this is translated from the coding sequence ATGATAACTCTACTATCAACCGTTTTTTCCATCCTAGTAATAATACAATTTGTTCTGGGAAATTTTGCCAGTGGCTTCATAGCCCTGGTGAACTGCATTGCTTGGGTCAAGAGACAAAAGATCTCCTCAACTGATGCGATTGTCACTGCTATGGCAGTCTCCAGAATTGTTTTGCTCTGTGTAATGTTAATACATTGGTATTatattttgcttcatccagctttATATAGTTTAAAAGTAAGAACTATTGTTCATGTTGCCTGGACAATAAGCAATCATTATAGCACCTGGCTTGCTACTAGCCtcagtatattttatttgttgaaGATAGCCAATTTCTCCAGCCTAACTTTTCTTCACCTGAAGTGGAGAGTTAAAAGTGTAGTTCTCATGATGCTTCTGGGAACTTCATTCATTTTGGTTTTACAAGTTGTAGTTATAAGTGTAAGTGGGACTATGCAGAGAAGTGAATTTGAAGGAAACTTCACACGGAAGACCAAACTGAGGGATATTTTATGGCTTTCACATGTGACCCTGCTCATTCTAGGAAACCTCACACCCTTTACTATGTCCTTAATATCTTTTCTGCTACCAATCTTTTCCCTGTGGAAACATCTCATGAAGATGCAGCTCAATGGCAAAGGATTCCAAGATCCCTGTACGAAGGTCCATATAAAAGCCATGCAAACTGTCATCTCCTTTCTCTTGCTATTTGCCTTTTACTTTCTGGTTCTAATCATATCAATCTGGAGGCCTAAAAAACTGCATGAGGAaccatttcttttgcttttcccaACAGTTGAAGTCATCTATCCTTCAGTCCACTCATTTATCCTGATTTGGGGAAACAGAAAGTTAACACAGGCCTTTCTGTTGTTTCTGTGGCAGCTGGGGTGCTGGCTGAaagataggaaatag